The segment CTCGGCTGTCTATTCAGCCGGGAATTCAGGGGCTTTAATGGCTTCAGCTATTTTTCGCCTGGGTAGACTCTCAGGAATAGATAGACCTGCAATAGGAGCTTTGTTCCCAACTAAAGATCCAGGACAGCCAGTATTAGTTCTTGACGTTGGAGCAAATATGGATTGCAAAGCCACTTATTTGCATCAATTTGCATTATTAGGAAACATTTATTCGCGGGATGTTTTGCAAATTGCAGAGCCTCGTATTGGACTTTTAAATATTGGCGAAGAACAGTGTAAAGGCAATGAGCTATCCCTATCAACGTATTCATTATTGGCTAACGAGGAACGCTTTAATTTTGTTGGGAATTGTGAGGGTCGAGATGTTCTTTCTGGAGATTTTGATGTTGTTGTATGTGATGGTTTTACTGGCAATGTACTACTTAAATTTCTTGAATCAGTTGGCAGCGTTTTATTAGATGTTCTTCGAGCAGAGTTGCCTAGGGGTAGAAGAGGGAAACTAGGCTCGGCATTTTTAAGAAATAATCTTAAAAGAATTAAAAAACGTTTAGACCATGCTGAACATGGAGGAGCCCTTTTGCTTGGTGTTAATGGAATTTGTGTGATTGGGCATGGTAGTAGTAAGGCATTGTCAGTTGTAAGTGCTCTTAGGATTGCTCACTCTGCTTCAAGTCATGGAGTTATGGATGATCTGGCTACTCTTAACAACCCTAAGGCCTTAAGCATTTGACTGAAAATAACAGTACCTTTGGAGTTTCGTTAGTATGTAGTGGCAGCGCAGTGCCCGCACAGGTCATTACTAATGATGAGCTTGCCTTAAGAGTTGAAACGAATGATGAGTGGATTAGCAGCAGGACAGGAATTAAGAATAGGCGTGTGCTTGGTCCAGAGGAATCTTTTTCTGATCTATGCCTTAGAGCAGGTGCTTCTGCTTTGGAGATGGCGAACTGGCAACCAGAAACCATTGATTTAGTTATTGTTGCTTCTTCAACGCCAGATGATTTGTTTGGCTCTGCTCCTAGTATTCAAGCCAAATTAGGTGCGAAAAACGCTGTCGCTTTTGACCTTACAGCTGCCTGTAGTGGCTTTTTATTCGCCTTGGTTACAGCAGCTCAATTTTTGAGAAACGGGTCTATGAAGCGTGCATTGGTAATTGGAGCAGATCAGTTATCTAGTTGGATTGATTGGGATGATAGAAAAAGTTGTGTTTTATTTGGGGATGCAGCTGGTGCAGTTGGTATCGAATCAGTTCAAAGTGAATGTGATGACTTGATAGGTTTTAAACTTAGATCGGATGGCAGTAGAGGGAATTGTTTAAATTTATTGGAGAAAAGAAACTTTAGATCTTTAGTGAATACCACCATGAATCAAGAAGGTGGATTTTCTAATATTCAGATGAATGGCCAAGAAGTCTATAAGTTTGCTGTTCGAGAAGTGCCTGTCATCCTAAAAGATGTATTAGAAACAAGTGGAATAAACCCTGAGAAATTAGATTGGCTTTTATTGCATCAAGCTAATAAAAGAATTTTGGATGCTGTAGCAGATAGGCTGAAAATTTCGCATGAGAAAGTTCTTAGTAATCTTTCCAAGTATGGAAATACTTCGGCTGCAACAATTCCACTCATGCTGGATGAAGCTGTTAGAGATGGAAGAGTTAAACCTGGACATTTAATAGCTAGTAGTGGCTTTGGTGCTGGTTTAAGTTGGGGAGCGGCTGTATTTCGATGGCATGGTCCTACTTAATGACTCAATTGTTTGTTTCTTAGAGGTTTTATGACTTTTGCTTGGGTTTTCCCTGGTCAAGGTTCACAGAAACTTGGCATGGCTGATTCAGTGCTTTCACTTGATGGAGCGCCAGAAAGGTTTGACCTTGCTTCCCAAATCTTAGGTAGGGATTTATTGAAGATTTGTACTGAAACAGGTTCGCCTAATAAAAAGATCGATGATTTAAATGACACTCGCAATACTCAACCTGCACTTTTTGTAGTTGAGTCATTATTAGTTGATGAATTGAAAAAACAGGGTTCACGGGCTTCATTGGTAGCGGGTCATAGCCTTGGGGAGATAGTTGCTCTCTATGCAGCTGAGGTGTTTGATTTATCAACTGGATTAAATTTATTGAAATCGCGTTCTGAATTAATGTCAGCTGTCGGGAATGGCGCAATGACGGCTGTCTTAGGTTTTGATCAAAAGCAATTAATAGATTTGGTGCAAGAAATAGAAGGTGTTGTAATTGCAAATGATAATAGTACTGATCAAGTT is part of the Prochlorococcus marinus str. MIT 0919 genome and harbors:
- the plsX gene encoding phosphate acyltransferase PlsX — its product is MENDSRFKTNRPRAIRRLVIWYRRNSAVTSLVDTAASSASVAGNVAGSVVSSAGSMAKSTLQPLVFDPLRRLQGVGTDLDKTLIEDSERIWVAVDGMGGDQAPGPILEGCLKAIERLPLRIKFVGEIKKINAAAKEMGIENLLNHSVSEGFLELIPSGPSVGMDEEATVVRRKKDASINIAMDLVKKGNASAVYSAGNSGALMASAIFRLGRLSGIDRPAIGALFPTKDPGQPVLVLDVGANMDCKATYLHQFALLGNIYSRDVLQIAEPRIGLLNIGEEQCKGNELSLSTYSLLANEERFNFVGNCEGRDVLSGDFDVVVCDGFTGNVLLKFLESVGSVLLDVLRAELPRGRRGKLGSAFLRNNLKRIKKRLDHAEHGGALLLGVNGICVIGHGSSKALSVVSALRIAHSASSHGVMDDLATLNNPKALSI
- a CDS encoding beta-ketoacyl-ACP synthase III produces the protein MTENNSTFGVSLVCSGSAVPAQVITNDELALRVETNDEWISSRTGIKNRRVLGPEESFSDLCLRAGASALEMANWQPETIDLVIVASSTPDDLFGSAPSIQAKLGAKNAVAFDLTAACSGFLFALVTAAQFLRNGSMKRALVIGADQLSSWIDWDDRKSCVLFGDAAGAVGIESVQSECDDLIGFKLRSDGSRGNCLNLLEKRNFRSLVNTTMNQEGGFSNIQMNGQEVYKFAVREVPVILKDVLETSGINPEKLDWLLLHQANKRILDAVADRLKISHEKVLSNLSKYGNTSAATIPLMLDEAVRDGRVKPGHLIASSGFGAGLSWGAAVFRWHGPT
- the fabD gene encoding ACP S-malonyltransferase yields the protein MTFAWVFPGQGSQKLGMADSVLSLDGAPERFDLASQILGRDLLKICTETGSPNKKIDDLNDTRNTQPALFVVESLLVDELKKQGSRASLVAGHSLGEIVALYAAEVFDLSTGLNLLKSRSELMSAVGNGAMTAVLGFDQKQLIDLVQEIEGVVIANDNSTDQVVLSGKPESVELLVSKLNCKRSVPLKVSGAFHSPFMEQPSQAFSQLIDQVTFNDAIFPVISNFDPTPETNGGVLQMKLKRQMTSGVRWRETMDVIQNNSIDSLIEIGPGKVLSGLAKRSILGISIKQISSFNDLEC